In the genome of Pseudomonas sp. LBUM920, one region contains:
- the leuD gene encoding 3-isopropylmalate dehydratase small subunit: MSLQPFTVVTGKAAPMLAANIDTDVIMPKQFLKGIDRSGLDRGLFFDLRFLASGEPNPAFVLNQPGWQGARFMVVGPNFGCGSSREHAVWGLKQMGIRALIGSSFAGIFYDNCQRNGVLLITLDDALVHTLGQAVSQADQAQISVDLEAQQIRLADGRVIAFQIDTLRKTALLLGLDAIGSTLQRSEQIKAFEREHLAANPWLS; encoded by the coding sequence ATGAGCCTGCAACCTTTTACTGTGGTCACCGGCAAGGCCGCGCCGATGCTGGCCGCCAATATCGACACCGACGTGATCATGCCCAAGCAGTTTCTTAAAGGCATCGACCGCAGCGGCCTGGACCGGGGGCTGTTCTTCGATCTGCGCTTTCTGGCGTCCGGCGAGCCCAACCCCGCGTTCGTGTTGAACCAGCCGGGCTGGCAGGGCGCACGCTTCATGGTCGTCGGGCCCAACTTTGGCTGCGGTTCCAGCCGCGAGCACGCGGTGTGGGGCTTGAAACAAATGGGCATTCGCGCGCTGATCGGCAGCAGTTTTGCCGGGATCTTTTATGACAACTGCCAGCGCAACGGGGTGTTGCTCATCACCCTGGACGACGCGCTGGTGCACACACTCGGACAGGCTGTCAGCCAGGCGGACCAGGCGCAGATCAGTGTCGACCTGGAGGCTCAGCAAATTCGTCTCGCGGATGGCCGGGTCATTGCGTTCCAGATCGACACCTTGCGCAAGACCGCGTTGCTGCTGGGCCTGGATGCCATTGGCAGCACGTTGCAGCGCAGTGAGCAAATCAAAGCATTTGAACGCGAACATTTGGCTGCCAACCCTTGGCTCAGTTGA
- a CDS encoding KamA family radical SAM protein, which yields MSIFDQATHRSVQWQDWRWQQKHALRDEPALRIACGGWSEEITAHIEHNLQDRKMQITPYYIDLIKRSLTGGPITDHPLWRQVVPYWSEQVAGDYDGTSENWELGHEMKTPICQHKYDNRVILRMTNTCNAYCQFCFEALRTLQVGTEKANASTDSFKDSVAYIRSNPAIEEVILSGGDPLMLADRKLEENLAALRSIRDDLLIRIHSRALSFNPFRVTDELVAMLEKYNVNAFGVHVCHPLELTADFAAAVKRIQSAVPIVFSNMPLLRGVNDDEATLHTLFIDLYRLGVKPYYLYHFMPFSPGASEYKASISQAIAIMDRLKRRVSNIALPEYVLPHAQGKFTVPLLDFEKPEDLPHFEVHEGQRHYRFRNWEGHWCSWQDA from the coding sequence ATGTCGATTTTTGATCAAGCCACCCATCGCTCGGTGCAATGGCAAGATTGGCGCTGGCAGCAAAAGCACGCCCTGCGCGATGAGCCGGCCTTGCGCATTGCCTGCGGGGGATGGAGTGAGGAAATAACGGCGCATATCGAGCACAACTTGCAAGACCGCAAGATGCAGATCACGCCTTATTACATTGATCTGATCAAGCGCTCACTCACCGGCGGTCCGATAACCGACCATCCGCTGTGGCGCCAGGTGGTGCCGTACTGGAGCGAGCAGGTGGCGGGCGATTACGACGGAACGTCGGAGAACTGGGAACTCGGGCATGAGATGAAAACGCCCATTTGCCAGCACAAGTACGACAACCGCGTGATCCTGCGCATGACCAACACCTGCAATGCCTATTGCCAATTTTGCTTTGAGGCACTGCGCACCTTGCAGGTCGGCACGGAGAAGGCCAACGCCAGCACCGACTCGTTCAAGGATTCGGTGGCGTACATCCGCAGCAACCCGGCCATTGAAGAAGTGATCCTCAGCGGCGGTGACCCGTTGATGCTGGCTGACCGCAAGCTCGAAGAAAACCTCGCGGCGTTGCGTTCGATCCGCGACGACCTGCTGATTCGAATCCATTCACGGGCGTTGAGTTTCAACCCGTTCCGGGTAACCGATGAATTGGTGGCCATGCTCGAGAAGTACAACGTCAACGCATTTGGGGTGCATGTTTGCCACCCACTTGAGCTGACGGCTGATTTTGCGGCGGCGGTTAAACGTATTCAGAGTGCCGTGCCGATAGTGTTCTCCAACATGCCATTGTTGCGCGGCGTGAATGATGATGAAGCCACCTTGCATACACTCTTTATTGATCTTTATCGTCTCGGCGTAAAACCGTATTACTTGTATCACTTCATGCCGTTTTCGCCGGGGGCGTCCGAATATAAAGCCTCGATCAGCCAGGCGATCGCCATTATGGATCGGCTCAAGCGGCGCGTGTCGAACATTGCCCTGCCCGAATATGTATTGCCGCACGCACAAGGCAAGTTTACGGTGCCGTTGCTGGACTTTGAAAAGCCTGAAGACTTGCCACATTTTGAAGTGCACGAGGGGCAGCGCCATTATCGTTTTCGTAATTGGGAAGGGCACTGGTGCAGTTGGCAGGATGCCTGA
- a CDS encoding acetyl-CoA carboxylase biotin carboxylase subunit family protein — protein MMVMKQEAVLFIDVDDSASVRYNYREPHFAVARAQGLACLTAGVAGRHHLQRLRDDSDEVFLLEALSEQSILDLVGRLDGRYQIRAIFCQAGHPSALGEVGCIVANTCKRLGLVYSCAQAIAACNNKYLMRSVLQKHGLRSVPFALCNNEQELQAGAERVGYPLIAKPPFGGASAFIKKCSNWAQLRSHYAQFVSGHGAAAYADFYGCAHRLPAVDGQAREYLPGRSILLEGYIPGIEGSVECVVVGERIHALLINEKLMLTERSGTVLENLLISPPTSFTAEQCEQIRTYATACLRAVGLTNAVVHFEFRMTDQGPVVIEINPRVGGLYVNAAFRDLAAINPYQLYMSLLLGEPGVNAQLEAGAHKVANGRQHYAMLAIYPEHSGRFKGIEGVQFLDHHAAVLEYAQLDAGHCLDADIEEHYLLKCWARVDDAADAYALHDAIRHNLHVIIENKV, from the coding sequence ATGATGGTCATGAAGCAAGAGGCGGTTCTTTTTATTGATGTCGATGACAGTGCCTCGGTGCGTTACAACTACCGCGAGCCGCACTTTGCGGTCGCCCGCGCACAAGGCCTGGCCTGTCTAACCGCCGGGGTCGCGGGGCGTCATCACCTGCAGCGACTGCGCGACGACAGTGATGAAGTGTTTCTGCTCGAGGCATTAAGCGAACAATCGATTCTGGACCTGGTGGGGCGGCTGGACGGGCGTTACCAGATTCGCGCGATTTTCTGCCAGGCCGGGCACCCGTCTGCATTGGGCGAAGTGGGTTGCATCGTTGCAAACACCTGCAAGCGCCTGGGGCTGGTGTACAGCTGTGCGCAGGCGATTGCCGCGTGCAATAACAAGTACCTGATGCGCAGCGTGCTGCAAAAGCACGGGCTGCGCTCGGTGCCGTTCGCACTGTGCAATAACGAGCAGGAGCTTCAGGCAGGCGCCGAGCGGGTGGGCTATCCGCTCATTGCCAAACCGCCTTTTGGCGGTGCGTCGGCCTTTATCAAGAAGTGCTCCAACTGGGCGCAGTTGCGCAGCCATTACGCGCAGTTCGTGAGCGGTCACGGCGCGGCGGCTTACGCGGATTTCTACGGTTGCGCGCACCGTTTGCCGGCAGTCGACGGTCAGGCGCGCGAGTACCTTCCGGGGCGTAGCATCCTGCTGGAAGGCTATATCCCGGGCATTGAAGGCAGCGTGGAATGCGTGGTTGTCGGCGAGCGCATCCACGCGCTGCTGATCAACGAGAAACTCATGCTGACCGAGCGCAGCGGCACCGTGCTGGAGAACCTGCTGATTTCTCCGCCGACCTCTTTCACGGCCGAGCAGTGCGAGCAGATCCGCACGTACGCCACGGCATGCCTGCGCGCGGTCGGGCTGACCAACGCGGTGGTGCATTTCGAATTTCGCATGACCGATCAAGGCCCCGTAGTCATTGAGATCAACCCGCGCGTGGGCGGGCTGTATGTCAACGCGGCGTTCCGAGACCTGGCCGCGATCAATCCCTACCAGCTGTATATGTCGCTGCTGCTGGGCGAGCCGGGGGTTAACGCGCAACTGGAGGCCGGCGCGCACAAGGTCGCCAATGGCCGCCAGCACTACGCGATGCTGGCGATTTACCCGGAGCACAGTGGCCGCTTCAAGGGGATCGAGGGCGTGCAGTTTCTCGATCACCACGCCGCCGTGCTGGAGTACGCGCAACTGGACGCCGGCCACTGCCTCGACGCCGATATCGAGGAGCACTATTTACTCAAGTGCTGGGCCAGGGTCGACGATGCCGCCGACGCTTACGCCTTGCATGACGCGATCAGGCACAACCTGCACGTGATCATCGAGAATAAGGTTTAG
- a CDS encoding 2OG-Fe dioxygenase family protein, which yields MDIPQISAHLRDHHYCHRRDYGALIGVEPGQEQSFRAYWANLVRDEAFKAYTHRERRILRYRLLPSRQLQLDRNTAFTSPVTYAVNYRQGVNHLSYCEDGFIEHPLMQKLLATDLAVIAPHLGEQAYTIDIHQFRVRADGQSSSPTTSGIHQDGLDWVFMHFIGQSNTVPVVSEVFTSTAEQSRVFNLAMEAFLETIVINDRGLYHRASDVRPHADAAPAWRDVLLVSLRGVPTDEEAQPA from the coding sequence ATGGACATCCCACAGATCTCTGCGCATTTGCGCGACCATCACTACTGCCACCGTCGGGACTACGGCGCGTTGATCGGCGTTGAGCCCGGGCAAGAGCAGAGCTTTCGAGCCTACTGGGCCAATCTGGTGCGGGACGAGGCATTCAAGGCATACACCCACCGCGAGCGCCGCATCCTGCGCTATCGTCTATTGCCTTCGCGGCAGTTGCAGCTTGACCGCAACACCGCGTTCACGTCGCCGGTCACCTACGCCGTCAATTATCGGCAGGGCGTGAACCATTTGAGCTATTGCGAGGACGGCTTTATCGAGCACCCGCTGATGCAGAAGCTGTTGGCCACCGACCTCGCGGTGATTGCCCCGCACCTGGGCGAGCAGGCTTATACGATCGATATCCACCAGTTCCGCGTCCGCGCGGATGGGCAATCGAGCAGTCCGACCACCTCGGGAATTCACCAGGATGGCCTGGACTGGGTGTTCATGCACTTCATTGGCCAGAGCAACACGGTGCCGGTGGTTTCGGAAGTATTTACCTCGACGGCCGAGCAAAGCCGGGTGTTCAACCTGGCGATGGAGGCGTTTCTGGAAACCATCGTGATCAACGACCGTGGGCTCTACCATCGCGCCAGCGATGTGCGGCCCCATGCCGATGCGGCGCCGGCCTGGCGCGACGTGCTGCTGGTGAGCCTGCGCGGCGTGCCGACTGACGAAGAGGCGCAACCTGCATGA
- a CDS encoding MFS transporter: MSHDPQLTLSTRNARLIIFARGVSDFGAFLNLVALSTYVYWLSQSVVFVSVFLACRVTGGIVASLFGIPFFRRFPGRSTLAGLDLARALLLLPLLVLIPAHQLNVLPFIAFGIGLCNSLFAIGLNSQLPTWVALEQRVSTNAWITSAAATGAVFGSLLSGLLIATGGFEAVFAVNIGTYVLAACLILPLRALFSIAVAAHRGLAAEWRELTQGLRGAPVLAAMLLISMLDTLGSAAHNVGWPVLSQYISPDTAKTVMGYLLAVWACGKFVGARIASALLKGRGTQAMERLFMLGVALMSSGFILTFQQTELWLALLLVVWAGLGDGVSEVALVSRAQSEPDSLRLPLFSLLTLIQMAGFGVGMLVVGPFYLTWTPAQVIVLFHGLPLTALLVMTVWLGYSAHRSVRSTSP; the protein is encoded by the coding sequence ATGAGCCATGATCCACAGCTGACCCTGTCGACGCGCAATGCCCGCTTGATCATCTTTGCCCGCGGCGTGTCGGATTTTGGCGCGTTCCTCAACCTGGTGGCGCTGTCCACCTACGTTTACTGGCTCAGCCAGAGCGTGGTGTTTGTCAGTGTGTTTCTGGCGTGCCGCGTCACCGGCGGGATTGTCGCCAGCCTGTTCGGCATTCCGTTTTTTCGGCGTTTTCCCGGACGCAGCACACTGGCCGGGCTGGACCTGGCCAGGGCATTGCTGCTGTTGCCGCTGTTGGTGCTGATACCGGCGCATCAGCTCAACGTGCTGCCCTTTATCGCGTTCGGCATTGGCTTGTGCAACTCGCTGTTTGCCATTGGCCTGAACAGCCAGCTGCCCACCTGGGTCGCGCTTGAGCAGCGGGTGAGCACCAATGCGTGGATCACGTCGGCGGCGGCGACCGGTGCGGTGTTCGGCAGCCTGCTCTCCGGTTTGTTGATTGCCACGGGCGGATTCGAGGCGGTGTTTGCCGTCAACATTGGCACCTACGTTTTGGCGGCCTGCCTGATCCTGCCGTTGCGCGCGTTGTTCTCGATCGCCGTTGCCGCGCACCGCGGGCTCGCGGCTGAATGGCGCGAGCTGACCCAAGGCCTGCGCGGCGCGCCCGTGCTGGCGGCGATGTTGTTGATCAGCATGCTCGACACCCTCGGCAGCGCCGCGCATAACGTCGGCTGGCCGGTGTTGTCGCAGTACATTTCGCCGGACACGGCCAAAACCGTCATGGGCTATCTGCTGGCGGTGTGGGCGTGCGGCAAGTTTGTCGGGGCGCGCATTGCCAGTGCGCTGTTGAAGGGCCGCGGCACTCAGGCCATGGAGCGCCTGTTCATGCTGGGCGTGGCGCTGATGTCCAGTGGCTTTATCCTGACCTTCCAGCAAACCGAGCTGTGGCTGGCGCTGCTGCTGGTGGTGTGGGCCGGGCTGGGCGATGGTGTGTCCGAGGTGGCGTTGGTCTCGCGCGCGCAAAGCGAGCCCGATAGCCTGCGCTTGCCGCTGTTCAGCCTGTTGACCCTGATCCAGATGGCCGGCTTCGGTGTGGGCATGCTGGTAGTAGGGCCGTTCTACCTGACGTGGACGCCGGCCCAGGTGATTGTGTTGTTCCATGGTCTGCCGCTGACCGCGTTGCTGGTCATGACGGTGTGGCTGGGTTACAGCGCCCACCGGAGCGTCAGATCGACAAGCCCTTGA
- a CDS encoding LysR substrate-binding domain-containing protein: MTHKKDTVPLPEDLRVFLTVIRKAGFAAAADELGLSPAYVSKRIQILETTLATRLLHRTSRRIALTEDGERVQRWAVRILEDFQQLADELSDAHDSPRGHLHLCSSFGFGRNHVAPALSLLAEQYPDLEIRLDLFDRVVDIVSEGFDLEIRVGDDIPGQHIGRRLVSNRRVLCAAPSYLKRRGTPQQLSDLEQHDCLVLKERDNAFGIWNLERDGAPESVRVRGPLSSNNGEIVLQWALDGRGVLLRSMWDVKPLLEQGKLVQVLHDCTQSANVWAVYPTRLAYSGKLRACVEFLQEHFKGLSI, translated from the coding sequence ATGACCCATAAGAAAGATACCGTGCCCCTACCCGAAGACCTGCGGGTGTTCCTGACCGTGATCCGCAAGGCTGGCTTCGCCGCCGCCGCCGATGAACTGGGGCTGTCGCCTGCGTATGTCAGCAAGCGCATCCAGATCCTCGAAACCACCTTGGCCACGCGCCTGCTGCACCGTACCAGCCGCCGCATCGCCTTGACCGAAGACGGTGAGCGAGTGCAGCGCTGGGCCGTGCGCATCCTCGAAGATTTCCAGCAACTGGCCGATGAGCTGTCTGACGCCCACGACAGCCCACGTGGCCACCTGCACCTGTGCAGCAGCTTCGGTTTTGGTCGTAACCATGTGGCGCCGGCCCTGTCCTTGCTGGCCGAGCAATACCCGGACCTGGAAATTCGCCTGGACCTGTTCGACCGCGTGGTGGATATCGTCAGCGAGGGCTTTGACCTGGAAATTCGCGTAGGCGATGACATCCCCGGCCAGCATATCGGCCGACGCCTGGTGAGCAATCGCCGGGTGCTGTGCGCCGCGCCGTCCTACCTCAAGCGACGCGGCACACCGCAGCAATTGAGTGACCTGGAGCAGCACGACTGCCTGGTGCTCAAGGAGCGCGACAATGCCTTCGGCATCTGGAACCTGGAGCGCGATGGCGCCCCTGAAAGCGTGCGCGTGCGCGGGCCGCTGTCCTCCAACAACGGCGAGATCGTGTTGCAATGGGCGCTGGATGGGCGCGGCGTATTGCTGCGCTCGATGTGGGATGTGAAGCCACTGCTGGAACAAGGCAAACTGGTGCAGGTGCTGCATGACTGCACCCAGAGTGCCAACGTGTGGGCGGTATACCCGACACGGTTGGCCTACTCCGGGAAATTAAGAGCCTGCGTGGAGTTTTTGCAGGAGCACTTCAAGGGCTTGTCGATCTGA
- a CDS encoding dicarboxylate/amino acid:cation symporter, protein MKLKKLLGTLYVQVLIAIALGVLIGHQWPQVGIDLKPLGDGFIKLIKMIIGPIIFCTVVSGITSMHDVKQVGRVGGKALLYFEIVSSIALLIGILSAHLLHPGVGFNIDVKTLDSSAIAGFVGQAQHSEGVTGFLLNVIPGTFFDAFAKGEILPVLFISVLFGLGLVMVGEKARPLVSMINQASEVFFRIVGMISRVAPIGAFGAIAFTIGKYGVGSLLPLLKLVGTFYLTAFFFVAVVLGSIARYAGFSIFKLMGYIKSELLIVLGTSSSESALPQLIQKLESLGASKGVVGIVVPTGYTFNLDGTNIYMTLAVLFLAQATNTHLPLEQQLTLLAVAMLTSKGAGAVVGAGFVALAASLAVVPTVPVAAMVLILGVDRFMAECRSLTNIIGNAVAALVVAAWEGELDREKMAPIALKRGRHARAAQAAQAKIAAE, encoded by the coding sequence ATGAAACTCAAAAAACTGCTGGGAACCCTGTATGTGCAGGTGCTCATCGCTATCGCGCTGGGTGTGTTGATCGGCCATCAATGGCCGCAAGTCGGCATCGACCTCAAGCCCCTGGGCGACGGGTTTATCAAGCTGATCAAGATGATCATCGGCCCGATCATCTTCTGCACGGTGGTCTCCGGCATCACCAGCATGCACGATGTGAAGCAGGTCGGTCGGGTCGGCGGCAAGGCGCTGTTGTACTTCGAAATCGTCTCCAGCATTGCCTTGCTGATCGGCATTCTCTCTGCACACCTGCTGCACCCCGGCGTGGGCTTCAACATCGATGTGAAGACCCTGGACAGTTCGGCCATCGCCGGTTTCGTCGGCCAGGCGCAGCACAGTGAAGGCGTCACCGGCTTTCTGCTGAATGTTATCCCGGGCACGTTTTTCGACGCTTTTGCCAAGGGCGAGATCCTGCCGGTACTGTTTATTTCCGTATTGTTCGGCCTGGGCCTGGTGATGGTCGGCGAAAAGGCACGGCCGCTGGTGAGCATGATCAACCAGGCCAGCGAGGTGTTTTTCCGCATCGTCGGCATGATCAGCCGCGTCGCCCCGATCGGCGCCTTCGGCGCCATTGCCTTCACCATCGGCAAGTACGGCGTGGGCTCGCTGCTGCCGCTGCTGAAGCTGGTCGGCACCTTCTACCTCACCGCGTTCTTCTTTGTCGCAGTGGTGCTGGGCAGCATCGCGCGTTACGCCGGTTTCAGCATTTTCAAACTGATGGGCTATATCAAGTCAGAGCTGTTGATCGTACTCGGCACCAGCTCCTCGGAATCGGCGCTGCCGCAACTGATCCAGAAACTTGAAAGCCTGGGTGCCTCCAAAGGTGTGGTGGGCATCGTGGTGCCTACCGGCTACACCTTCAACCTCGACGGCACCAACATCTATATGACCCTGGCCGTGCTGTTCCTGGCCCAGGCGACCAATACACACCTGCCGCTGGAACAACAACTGACCTTGCTGGCAGTGGCCATGCTCACCTCCAAGGGCGCCGGTGCAGTGGTCGGCGCCGGCTTCGTGGCATTGGCCGCCAGCCTGGCAGTGGTGCCGACGGTGCCGGTGGCGGCGATGGTGTTGATCCTGGGCGTTGACCGCTTCATGGCTGAATGCCGCTCGCTGACCAATATCATCGGCAACGCCGTCGCAGCCCTCGTGGTGGCGGCGTGGGAAGGTGAGCTGGATCGCGAGAAAATGGCGCCCATCGCCCTCAAGCGCGGCCGCCATGCGCGGGCGGCCCAGGCGGCACAGGCGAAGATCGCTGCCGAATAA
- a CDS encoding alpha/beta fold hydrolase, with translation MFAGFQKDQCHVNGVDISYRKGGTGPGLLLLHGHPQTHVIWHKVAEQLAEHFTVVAADLRGYGDSSKPLADDLHANYSKREMARDGVELMQALGFEQFSVLAHDRGARVAHRLALDHPDAVQRMVLLDIAPTLSMYAQTDEAFARAYWHWFFLIRPAPLPEALIESNPELYLRSVMGSRSAGLKPFTDEAFAEYLRCLQLPGTARGICEDYRAAAGIDLEHDQADIDAGHYLNLPLLVMWGAEGTVGRCFEPLKEWQKVATDVRGKALPAGHYIAEEVPELLLGEVLTFLR, from the coding sequence ATGTTCGCCGGATTCCAAAAAGACCAGTGCCACGTCAATGGCGTGGACATCAGCTACCGCAAAGGCGGTACAGGTCCCGGTCTGCTCCTGCTGCACGGGCACCCGCAAACCCACGTCATCTGGCACAAAGTCGCCGAACAGCTGGCCGAGCATTTCACCGTGGTGGCGGCCGACCTGCGCGGTTATGGCGACAGCAGCAAGCCGCTGGCTGATGACCTGCACGCCAACTATTCGAAACGCGAAATGGCCCGCGACGGCGTCGAACTGATGCAGGCTCTGGGCTTCGAGCAGTTCTCGGTACTCGCCCACGACCGAGGCGCCCGCGTCGCGCATCGCCTGGCACTGGACCATCCCGACGCCGTGCAACGCATGGTGCTGCTGGACATCGCACCCACCCTGTCGATGTACGCCCAGACCGACGAAGCCTTCGCCCGCGCCTACTGGCACTGGTTCTTCCTGATACGCCCGGCGCCGTTGCCGGAAGCGCTGATCGAGAGCAACCCCGAGCTGTACCTGCGCAGCGTGATGGGCAGCCGCAGTGCCGGGCTCAAGCCGTTTACCGATGAGGCCTTCGCCGAATACCTGCGCTGCCTGCAGCTGCCGGGCACCGCTCGCGGCATCTGCGAAGACTACCGTGCCGCCGCCGGCATCGACCTTGAACACGACCAGGCGGATATCGACGCTGGCCATTACCTGAACCTGCCGTTGCTGGTGATGTGGGGCGCCGAAGGCACCGTCGGCCGCTGTTTCGAGCCGCTCAAGGAATGGCAGAAAGTCGCCACCGACGTGCGTGGCAAGGCTTTGCCGGCCGGCCATTACATTGCCGAAGAAGTGCCTGAATTATTGCTCGGCGAAGTCCTGACCTTCCTGCGCTGA
- a CDS encoding VOC family protein has protein sequence MSVKPIPEGYHSVTPYMGIDNASEAIEFYKKAFGATQVMRLDMPDGKVGHAELRIGDSALMLGSPCADMALRNPAEHTSVGLHLYVNDVDAQFEQAVAAGASVVSEPKDQFYGDRSASVKDPFGHLWFLATRKENLTETQIRERAMAMFKQG, from the coding sequence ATGAGCGTTAAACCTATCCCAGAGGGTTATCACAGCGTCACGCCCTACATGGGCATCGACAACGCGAGCGAGGCCATCGAGTTTTATAAGAAAGCCTTCGGCGCCACCCAGGTCATGCGCCTGGACATGCCCGACGGCAAGGTCGGCCACGCCGAGCTGCGCATTGGCGATTCGGCGCTCATGCTCGGCTCGCCCTGCGCAGACATGGCCCTGCGTAACCCGGCTGAGCACACCAGTGTCGGTCTGCACCTGTACGTGAACGACGTGGATGCGCAATTCGAACAAGCCGTTGCGGCCGGTGCCAGCGTGGTGTCCGAGCCCAAGGACCAGTTCTATGGCGACCGCTCGGCGAGCGTGAAAGACCCGTTCGGGCACTTGTGGTTTTTGGCTACGCGCAAGGAAAACCTGACCGAAACGCAGATCCGGGAGCGGGCGATGGCGATGTTCAAGCAAGGTTGA
- a CDS encoding SfnB family sulfur acquisition oxidoreductase, producing MPVLPVAADYPIHTPHAELIRDEAQAIAVAHQVAAVLLEHDAERDRTRQVPAEVVDLYSNSGLWGISVPREFGGAQVSYAVLAQVIAIISAADPSLGQIPQNHYCLLEDIRLQGTAEQQAHFFGLALQGHRFANALSETGGKNVQDIQATVRRAGDGYVINGRKGYCTGSLYAHWLAVLALDEQQHAQLAFVKRGTEGLVVVDDWDSMGQRTTSSGTVLAQDLRVPAFNLFPTHKSYDSPTLAGPFAQLTTAAIDAGIARAALRDTVQFVQQFARPWIDAGVEKASEDPLTIIQVGALDIRLEAAEVLLERAGLALDAARPAPNEDNVAHASLAVARAKVLTTEIAIEASNKLFELGGTRSTLKKHNFDRHWRNARVHTLHDPVRWKYHVVGNWLLNGTKPPRHDWS from the coding sequence ATGCCTGTACTGCCTGTAGCTGCCGATTACCCCATTCACACGCCCCACGCCGAGCTGATCCGCGATGAAGCCCAGGCGATTGCCGTCGCCCACCAAGTCGCCGCCGTACTGCTGGAGCACGACGCCGAACGTGACCGCACCCGTCAGGTGCCCGCCGAGGTGGTGGACCTGTATTCCAACAGCGGCCTGTGGGGCATCAGCGTGCCGCGCGAGTTTGGTGGCGCCCAGGTGTCCTACGCGGTGCTGGCCCAGGTGATTGCGATTATCTCGGCGGCCGACCCGTCGCTGGGGCAAATCCCGCAGAACCATTACTGCCTGCTGGAAGATATCCGCCTGCAAGGCACTGCCGAGCAGCAGGCGCATTTTTTTGGCCTGGCGCTGCAGGGCCATCGTTTTGCCAATGCGCTGTCGGAAACCGGCGGCAAGAACGTGCAGGATATCCAGGCCACTGTTCGGCGCGCGGGCGACGGCTATGTGATCAACGGCCGCAAAGGTTATTGCACCGGTTCGCTGTACGCCCACTGGCTGGCGGTGCTGGCGCTGGATGAGCAGCAACATGCACAGCTGGCTTTCGTAAAACGCGGCACCGAAGGGCTGGTGGTCGTCGATGACTGGGACAGCATGGGCCAGCGCACCACCTCCAGCGGCACTGTGCTTGCACAGGACCTGCGGGTGCCGGCCTTCAATCTGTTTCCTACGCACAAATCCTACGATTCCCCGACCCTGGCCGGCCCTTTCGCACAGCTGACCACCGCCGCCATCGATGCCGGGATCGCCCGCGCCGCCTTGCGCGACACCGTGCAGTTCGTGCAGCAATTTGCCCGGCCGTGGATCGACGCCGGGGTGGAAAAAGCCAGTGAAGACCCGCTGACCATCATTCAGGTCGGTGCCCTGGATATTCGCCTGGAAGCTGCCGAAGTCTTGTTGGAACGCGCCGGTCTGGCCCTGGACGCGGCACGTCCGGCGCCGAATGAAGACAACGTCGCCCACGCCTCCCTGGCCGTAGCGCGGGCCAAGGTGCTGACCACCGAGATTGCCATCGAAGCCAGCAACAAATTGTTCGAACTGGGCGGTACGCGTTCGACGCTGAAAAAACACAACTTCGACCGCCACTGGCGCAATGCGCGGGTACACACGTTGCACGACCCGGTGCGCTGGAAATACCACGTGGTGGGCAACTGGTTGCTCAATGGCACCAAGCCGCCACGTCACGACTGGTCGTAA
- a CDS encoding methionine ABC transporter permease → MAELFKHIYWADIGQACLETLSMLGAALGFTVLLGLPLGVLLFLTGKHQLHEARVVYRLLSVVVNVLRSLPFIILLIVLIPLTTLLVGTSLGVPGTIPPLVVGCTPFFARLVETALREVDRGVVEATQSMGASTWQVIRHTLLPEARGGLLAAVTVTAIVLVDYTAMAGVIGGGGLGDLAIRYGYQRFQTDVMVVTVLLLLVLVQALQMTGDRLVARYSRR, encoded by the coding sequence ATGGCCGAATTGTTCAAGCACATTTATTGGGCCGACATCGGCCAAGCCTGCCTGGAAACCCTGAGCATGCTCGGCGCCGCCCTGGGTTTTACCGTGTTGCTGGGGTTGCCGCTGGGCGTGCTGCTGTTTCTGACCGGCAAGCATCAATTGCACGAAGCGCGGGTGGTGTATCGGCTGTTGTCGGTGGTGGTCAACGTGCTGCGTTCGCTGCCGTTCATCATCCTGCTGATTGTGCTCATCCCGCTGACCACCTTGCTGGTCGGCACCTCACTTGGGGTGCCGGGCACCATCCCGCCGCTGGTGGTGGGTTGCACGCCGTTTTTTGCACGGCTGGTGGAAACCGCGTTGCGCGAAGTCGACCGCGGCGTGGTCGAGGCCACCCAGTCCATGGGCGCCAGCACCTGGCAGGTGATCCGCCACACGCTGCTGCCGGAGGCCCGCGGTGGGCTGCTGGCGGCGGTGACCGTGACCGCCATTGTGCTGGTGGACTACACCGCCATGGCCGGCGTGATCGGTGGCGGTGGCCTCGGCGACCTGGCGATTCGCTACGGCTACCAGCGGTTCCAGACCGACGTAATGGTGGTCACCGTGCTGCTTTTGCTGGTGCTGGTGCAGGCCCTGCAGATGACCGGTGACCGTTTGGTGGCGCGCTACAGCCGCCGTTAA